One genomic segment of Misgurnus anguillicaudatus chromosome 23, ASM2758022v2, whole genome shotgun sequence includes these proteins:
- the lpar3 gene encoding lysophosphatidic acid receptor 3: MARNNSCYYDKPMGFFYNNSNITSSDDWDRTQLILVQVAGSICCCFILVANAMVIASVVTNRRFHYPFYYLLSNLAASDFLAGIAYVYLMFNTGTKSRELSVQAYFFRQGLLDTSLSASLSNLLVIALERYISVMNCKVHSNLTKRRVTLLIALVWAISIFMGAVPSLGWNCICSLDLCSKLAPIFSRSYLIFWSVSNLVLFLIMVGIYIRIYIYVMRKTAVMKAHTSGSINRRRTPIKLIKTVMTVLGAFVICWTPGLVVLLLDGLNCEKCNILLFKRSLLLLAVLNSVMNPIIYSYKDEEMWTTIKNLMRCNCTGTRRQRSSRANIQRDSVRETSSSLKETPTDDGQVSTLEMLKS; this comes from the exons ATGGCCAGGAACAACAGTTGCTACTATGACAAGCCCATGGGCTTCTTCTACAACAATAGCAACATAACCAGCTCAGACGACTGGGACAGGACGCAACTCATCCTGGTTCAGGTTGCTGGATCTATATGCTGTTGCTTCATCTTAGTGGCTAATGCCATGGTCATCGCATCGGTGGTCACAAACCGGCGGTTTCACTACCCGTTCTACTATCTCCTCTCCAACCTCGCCGCCTCGGATTTTCTGGCTGGCATCGCTTACGTGTATCTCATGTTCAACACGGGAACAAAATCTCGTGAGCTGTCGGTGCAGGCCTACTTTTTTCGGCAGGGTCTCCTGGACACGAGCCTGTCGGCGTCCCTGTCTAACCTTCTGGTGATCGCCCTCGAGCGCTACATCTCTGTGATGAACTGCAAGGTTCACAGTAACCTCACCAAGCGTAGGGTGACCCTCCTGATCGCCTTGGTCTGGGCTATCTCTATATTCATGGGTGCGGTGCCTAGTTTGGGCTGGAACTGTATCTGTAGTCTGGACCTGTGCTCCAAGCTGGCTCCCATCTTTAGCCGGAGCTACCTGATCTTCTGGTCTGTGTCCAACTTGGTGCTTTTTCTCATCATGGTGGGCATATACATAAGGATATACATTTATGTGATGAGGAAAACGGCTGTTATGAAGGCGCATACCTCTGGATCTATTAATCGCAGGAGGACGCCGATCAAACTGATCAAAACTGTGATGACCGTACTAG GAGCGTTTGTGATCTGCTGGACCCCCGGGCTCGTGGTTCTTCTCCTGGACGGACTGAACTGCGAAAAATGTAACATCCTGTTGTTCAAGCGTTCCCTCCTCCTCCTCGCCGTTCTCAACTCTGTCATGAACCCGATCATCTACTCTTACAAAGACGAGGAAATGTGGACCACCATCAAGAACCTGATGCGCTGCAATTGCACAGGAACGAGGCGTCAGAGGTCGTCCAGAGCCAACATCCAACGCGACTCGGTGCGAGAGACGAGCAGCAGCCTCAAGGAGACCCCGACAGACGACGGCCAAGTGTCCACACTGGAGATGCTAAAGTCTTGA
- the mcoln2 gene encoding mucolipin-2: MTDDMELNDRNCHYVGADGLSTTTSVSADPMTEEILRDDLRFYFMSPCEKYRARRQLPWKLAVQILKIFMITLQLILFGLNNQLVVSYKEENLMAFKNLFLRNYNGVDEDDYSISAYTQHNVYDSLYYVIDQYYQLGNLSVGPVGVAEENGKFLPMVICKESYKKGSVKPSEGSYDIDAQLETVCLTLDPKATTTWRVNNASFFELDFYRLVDIEIKFALRGINLQTVRSRELPDCYTFFVKIIFDNSCHSGKVKITLDFDTVSTVCKNWTISGTAQKNTHYLLMFDGLVIVVCLFSAVLCTRSIVLAVKLLQRFSRFCLENYNQDVCEDDQRDFLNGWYILVIISDVLSIIGSILKMEIQAKSLTNYDVCSIFLGTSTLMVWVGVIRYLGYFQKYNVLILTMRAALPKVLRFCCCAGMIYLGYTFCGWIVLGPYHEKFEGLSRVAECLFSLVNGDDMFPTFSEFKQKNTMVWLFSRAYLYSFISLFIYMVLSLFIALITDAYETIKGYQKTGFPMTELHRFLLEQKEGFPLQAQDGASMDTRETETSQPSLMLCCCRRVPKDDTINFIS, from the exons TACTACTACATCCGTGTCAGCTGATCCCATGACAGAGGAGATCCTGAGAGATGACTTGAGGTTTTACTTCATGAGCCCTTGTGAGAAGTACAGAGCCCGGCGACAGCTACCATGGAAACTAGCAGtgcaaattttgaaaatatttatgATTACGCTTCAG CTCATACTGTTTGGACTCAACAACCAGCTTGTGGTGTCCTACAAAGAGGAAAACTTAATGGCGTTCAAGAACTTGTTTTTAAGAAACTACAATGGTGTGGATGAGGACGACTACAGCATTTCTGCCTACACCCAACACAATGTGTACGATAGTTTATACTATGTCATAGATCAG TATTACCAACTAGGAAACCTGTCTGTGGGTCCTGTTGGTGTTGCTGAGGAAAACGGAAAATTTCTTCCCATGGTCATTTGCAAAGAAAGCTATAAGAAAGGCAGTGTGAAACCATCTGAAGGATCTTATGATATTGATGCACAGCTTGAAACAG tTTGTTTAACTCTGGATCCAAAGGCCACAACAACATGGAGAGTAAACAATGCATCTTTTTTTGAGCTGGACTTTTATAG GTTGGTCGATATTGAGATTAAATTTGCGCTGAGAGGAATCAATTTACAGACCGTCCGCTCACGCGAGCTGCCTGACTGTTACACATTTTTCGTTAAG ATAATTTTTGATAACAGTTGCCATAGCGGGAAGGTGAAAATAACCCTGGATTTTGACACGGTCAGTACCGTTTGCAAGAACTGGACGATTTCAGGAACTG ctCAGAAGAATACACATTACCTCCTTATGTTTGATGGATTGGTAATAGTGGTCTGTTTGTTTTCTGCGGTGCTCTGCACTCGATCTATTGTTCTTGCTGTGAAACTTCTTCAG CGTTTTTCTAGGTTCTGTCTTGAGAATTACAACCAGGATGTGTGTGAAGACGACCAAAGGGATTTCCTAAATGGCTGGTATATCTTGGTTATCATCAGCGATGTTCTGTCTATCATTGGGTCAATACTAAAAATGGAAATACAAGCTAAG AGTCTGACTAACTATGACGTATGCAGTATCTTTCTGGGAACATCAACTTTAATGGTCTGGGTGGGTGTCATCAGATATCTGGGATACTTCCAGAAATACAAT GTGCTTATCCTCACCATGCGTGCAGCCTTACCAAAGGTCCTGCGTTTCTGCTGCTGTGCAGGAATGATCTATCTAGGCTACACCTTCTGTGGGTGGATTGTTTTAGGACCCTACCATGAAAAG TTTGAAGGTCTAAGTCGTGTGGCAGAATGTCTCTTCTCTTTGGTCAACGGGGATGACATGTTCCCAACGTTTTCTGAATTCAAGCAGAAGAACACAATGGTGTGGCTGTTCAGCCGAGCTTATCTCTACTCGTTCATTTCCCTCTTCATTTATATGGTGCTCAGTCTCTTCATCGCCCTCATCACCGATGCATATGAAACCATCAAGGGATACCA AAAAACAGGCTTCCCCATGACGGAGCTCCATCGGTTCCTGCTGGAGCAAAAGGAGGGTTTCCCCCTCCAGGCGCAGGATGGGGCAAGCATGGATACCAGAGAAACCGAAACCAGTCAGCCCTCTCTAATGCTGTGTTGCTGCAGAAG AGTTCCCAAAGACGACACCATCAATTTCATCAGCTGA